One Bermanella sp. WJH001 genomic region harbors:
- the hisF gene encoding imidazole glycerol phosphate synthase subunit HisF, translating into MGLAKRIIPCLDVEGGRVVKGVQFVDIRDAGDPVEVAKRYDEQGADEITFLDITASHEGRDTTIHMVQAIAEQVFIPLTVGGGIRAIEDIRNMLNAGADKVSINSAAITNPEFVREAAEKFGSQCIVIAIDAKKVSTDGEENKWEIFTHGGRKPTGIDAIEWAVKMTEFGAGEVLLTSMDKDGVKTGFDIELTRAISDAVNVPVIASGGVGNLQHLADGVTLGKADAVLAASIFHFGEHTVQEAKEHMQAQGIEVRL; encoded by the coding sequence ATGGGATTAGCGAAAAGAATCATACCTTGCCTAGACGTCGAAGGCGGCCGCGTAGTTAAAGGCGTCCAGTTTGTCGACATCCGCGACGCAGGTGACCCAGTAGAAGTGGCCAAACGTTACGACGAACAAGGTGCCGATGAAATCACCTTTTTAGACATCACCGCATCACATGAAGGCCGCGATACAACCATTCACATGGTGCAAGCCATTGCCGAGCAAGTATTCATCCCGCTTACAGTTGGCGGCGGTATTCGCGCCATTGAAGACATTCGCAATATGTTAAACGCAGGTGCCGATAAAGTTTCCATTAATAGCGCCGCCATTACCAATCCCGAATTTGTTCGCGAAGCCGCCGAAAAATTTGGCAGCCAATGTATCGTGATTGCCATTGATGCAAAAAAAGTAAGTACCGATGGCGAAGAAAATAAGTGGGAAATCTTTACCCACGGCGGTCGTAAACCAACCGGTATTGACGCCATTGAATGGGCGGTAAAAATGACGGAATTTGGCGCAGGCGAAGTACTCTTAACCTCAATGGATAAAGACGGTGTAAAAACCGGCTTTGATATTGAACTCACGCGAGCGATTTCTGACGCGGTCAACGTACCTGTTATTGCATCAGGTGGTGTGGGTAATTTACAACACTTAGCGGACGGCGTGACCTTAGGCAAAGCGGATGCCGTTTTAGCGGCGAGT